In Achromobacter pestifer, the DNA window ACCTGGCCCCAGTCCAGGCCGTGGCGCGGCTCGCGCATCCAGAAGCCGGGATAGGCCAGCACGCAGGCCATGGCGGGCAGGGCGCGCAGGCCCTGCTCGTAGATGAACCGGGTTTCGTCGCCGACGGGGTCGTCTTCGGCCAGGCCGGCGCCCACGCCCAGGGCGTAGAGGATGCAGTCATCCTCGCCATAGAACTGGCGTTCGGGCGCGAAGGCGTGGGCCTTCAGGCTGCGGTAGTCCAGCGCCATGGCAGCCTCAGACCGGATCCCAGGCGAACACCTGGGCGGACGTGTCCAGCGGCATGAAGGAGGCGCGCAGCGCGGCCATGCCGTGTCCGGCGATGCTTTCCGTGGTCCAGCCGTCCGAGCGGTGCACCGAGCGCACCGGGCGTGACTGGCTCATCAGGAAGATCTCGTTCAGGCGGATCGCGAACACCTGGCCGGACACGTCGGCGGAAGCGTCCGACGCCAGGTGGCAGATCAGCGGCGCAATAGTCTCGGGTCCCATGCGGCGGATCTTCTCGACGTGGCGCGCCTGCTCCTCGGTCTTGGCCGGGATGGTTTCGGTCATGCGGCTCCAGGCCAGGGGGGCGATGCAGTTCGAGCGCACGTTGAAGGCGGCCATGTCCAGCGCCATGGCCTTGGACAGGCCGACGACGCCGAGCTTGGCGGCGCAATAGTTGGCCTGGCCGCGGTTGCCGATCACCGCCGAGTTGGAGGTCATGTTGATCAGGCTGCCGCCGCCCTGTTCACGGAAGTGGCGCGCGGCGGCGTGACTGAGGTTGAAGCAGCCGTACAGATGCACCTTGACCACGGCGTCGAAATCTTCGGGCGTGAGCTTGTGGAACATCTTGTCGCGCACGATGCCGGCGTTGTTCACCACCGCGTCCACCCGGCCGTAGGCGTCGGCGGCAGCCTCGATGATGCGCTGCGCGCTGGCGTATTCAGCCACCGAATCGCCATTGGCGATGGCCTCGCCGCCGGCGGCGCGGATTTCCTCGACCACCTGCGCGGCCGTGCTCTGCGAGGCGCTGGTGCCGTCCAGCGACACATTCAGATCATTGACCACCACGCGCGCGCCTTGCGCGGCCAGGGCCACCGCCGCGGCGCGGCCGATGCCGTTGGCCGCGCCGGTGACGACCACTACTTTGCCTTCCAGCATGTCGAATCTCCTTCAGTCCATCCAATTGGTCAGCACGGTCGTGGCCTGGGCGCTCAACACCCCGCCATTGCCGTGCACGAGCGCCGTGCGCGCCTGTTTCACTTGCCGTTCGCCACATTCGCCGCGCAACTGGCGCACCGCTTCCACCAAGCCGAACATGCTGTACATGCCGGGGTGGACGCAGGACAGCCCGCCGCCGTTGGTGTTCACCGGCAGTTCGCCGCCAGGGGCGATGCGTCCGCCCGACACGAAGGCGCCGCCTTCCCCTTTGGCGCAGAACCCCATGTCCTCCAGGAACAGGACGGGATTGATGGTGAAGGCGTCATAGAGCTGCACCAGGTCGATATCGGCCAGCGCCACGCCGGCCCGCTCGCGCGCCAGATCCGCGCTCTGTCCCGCCACGGTGCGCGTCAGGTCGGCCATGCAGGCGATCTGCCGATGCGAATGCGCCATGGCAGTGCCCTGGACGTACACGGGCCGGGCGGCATCGGCGCGGTCTGCGGCGGTGACCACGATGGCGCCCGCGCCATCGGTCACCAGGCAGCAGTCGCGCGCGGTCAGCGGCGAGGAGATCACCCGCGCGGCCAGCACGTCGGCGATGGACAGGGGCTCGCGCTTGTAGGCTTCCGGGTTCAACCGCGCCCAGGCGCGCGCGGCCACTGCCACTTCGGCCAATTGCTCGCGGGTGGTGCCGTATTCATGCATGTGGCGGCGTGTCGCCAGCGCGTAGCTGGTCGGCGGATTGAAGGGCTGGAACGGTTCCTCGTAGGGAAACGGATCCAGCCGCGCGCGGGCGCCGGAAGTCGCGGAGACGCCGTTGCCGCCGCGCGGGGCGGCGCCGTAGGCGATCACGATGTTGCGGCACAGGCCGGCCTGGATCGCCGCTGCGGCGACCAGCAGGTGGCCGACGAATGAGGCGCCGCCGATCTGGGTGCTGTCCATGAAGCGCGGGTACAGGCCCAGGTATTCGGAGAGCTTGTTCAGCCACATCGACGAGGACAGGCTGGCGCTCATCAGGCCGTCGATGTCCTCCATGCGCAGGCCGGCGTCGCGCACGGCGGCGTGCACCGCCAGCGAGGTGATCTCCAGCTCGTTCAGGCCGCCTGCGTCGCCGATGCCTGCCGTGGCGCAGCCGGTGATGGCGATGGCGCCGCGCAGGTTCTTGTTCCAGTCCGTCATGGCGCTTCCTTTCCGAACACCACCCGGGCGCGCTGCGGGTCGGGCCGGGCCATCAGCCGCATGCCGATGCGCAGCTCGCCTTCATCCAGCAGCGTGGACATCATGCGGAAGCCTTCGTCCATGTCGGCCAGGATCACGTTGCGCGCGGGCGCCTGCGGCGTGGCCGGGATCTCGGAATAGGAATAGAGCGTGGCGCCGGCGCGCATGGGCCGCCAGGCGTATTCCTGCGAGCGGCAGTGGGTGCAGTGCGTGCGCGGGAAAAAGAACGAGAGCCCGCAGCTGCGGCACATCTGGACCTCCAGCCGTCCCGCGCGCAGCGCCTCGGCAAAATAGGCTTCCGGCGACAGCGAGCCGATGCGGACCTCACTCATCCTTGACTCCGGCCTGGGAGATGACGGCCTGCCATTTGTCCATTTCGTCGCTGACGAACTTCTGGTATTGGGCCAGATCCAAGTCGCCGGGTTCGGAGCCGGTCGAGCGGATGTATTCCTGCGTGGCGGGCTGCATCACCGACTTGCGGATTTCGCTGTTCAGCGTCTGCACGATGTCGGCGGGCGTGCCGGCCGGTGCGTAGACGCCTACCCAGGTGCTGAGGTCGAAGCCCTTGTAGCCCAGTTCGTTGAGCGTGGGGACGTCGGGGTAGCGGGATTGCCGCTGCGCCGAGGCGATGGCCAGCGGCACGATCTTGCCTGACTGAAGGTAGGCGTTGGCGGTCACGGATTCAGCCATGCCGAAGGGCACCTGGCCCGACACCAGATCCGTCATGGCGGGACCCGCGCCGCGATAGGACACGTGCATCAGCGGCAGGCCGCTCTGTGCGCGCAGCAGTTCGCCCACGATGTGGGGCGCGCCGCCGGTGCCGGCCGTGCCGTAGGGTACCGAGGCCTGCTTCTGCGCATAGGCCTTGAAGTCGGCGAAAGTCTTGATGCCCTGGTTGGCATTGACCAGCAGGAAGTTGGGGCTGACGGCCAGCAGCGCCACGGGAGCGAAGTCCTTGCGGGCGTTGTAGGGCAGCTTCTTCATGGCGGGGTTGATCACGTGGCTGGTCGCGCCCACCAGGATGGTGTAGCCGTCCGGCTTCTGCCGCGACACGTACTCGGTGGCAATCTGGCCGGTCGCGCCCGGCTTGTTCTCGACCACGAAGGGCTTGCCCAGGCGGGTCTGCAGATCGGCCGCGATGCGGCGCGTCAGGATGTCGGTCATGCCGCCCGGGGCATAGGCCACCACCAGGGTGACGGGCTTGGCCGGATAGGTGTCGGCGGCGGCAATGGCGGGAAGGACGGCCAGCAGCGTCAGCAGCTGCTTCAGGCCAGGCTTGAGTGTCATGTCGTAGGTCTCCTCGTCCTGCGGGCTGGTTTGCCCTGCTTGGTTATGGCGTCGAGGCGACCTTGCGGATGGCGCGTAGGGCGGGGGCCTCGACGCGTCAATGATGGGAGCGGTTCATCATGCAAACAATTGATTAATTGTCATGAAGGCATTCAAGAAAGAGATGAATTGCCGGCCGCGGCGGGCTGTCCCTGTTCAGCGAGATGGGCCTCGAAGGCGGCGAGAAACGCGGCCGCGGCGCGCGACAGCCGGTAGTCGGCCCGGCGCAGGACGGACAGCTCGTGCAGGGCCTGGGGCCGGTCGGCGATGCTCAGCGCCTTCAGGCCCATCTCCTGGCAGACGTGGCGTACATAGCCCGGCATGACGGTAATGCCCATGCCCCCGCGGATCATGGCGAAGGCGGTGGTCAGGCTGCCGGTCTGAGCCACGCTGCGCACTGTCAGTCCCTGTTCCTGCAGGATCTGGTCCATCTTGCGGCGCACGGTATAGGTGCCGCGCAGCAGGATATGCGGGTAGCGGGCCAGCTCGCGCCAACGCGTCTCTTCGTGCTGCGCCAAGGGGTGGCCGGCGGGCACCACGGCAAACATGGGGCCGCGGTAGACGACGCGGCAATCCAGCCTGGGGTCCTGGCTTTCCATGGCCACCAGGCCGAGATCGGCCTTGCCGTGCAACACGTGTTCGGTGGCTTCGTCGCCGGTGAGTTCATGCAGGTCGAAGACGATGTTGGGATGTCGTGCGTGGAATTGCGCCACCACCGGCGCGATCAGCGTGTGCATCATGATGGGCGAGGCCGCGATGGAGACCTCGCCGCGCTCCAGGCCGGCCAGGCTGCTCAGGCTGCGTTCGGCCGCGCGCAGCGAACCGAAGGTTTCCTGCGCATAGGCATACAGCTCGGGCGCGCCCTCCAGCAGTTCGACGCCGCGCGCCGAGCGTTCGAACAGCGCCATGCCTATCGCCTTCTCCAGTTCGGAGCAGAGTTTGCTGACGGTGGACTGCGTCAGGTTGAGCGCCTCGGCGGCGCGGGTGAAGTTCTTCAGCTCGTATACGGCGCAGAAGGCCCGGAGCTGGCGCAGCGTGATACCCATGGTGCGACTCCCGCAAGAGGCGGCTATCGTACCCAAGCCGTCCGGTTTGTGGGATTTATTCCATTCCAGACTTATTTCATGAAAATTACTCGTTTGTTGTGATGAAACCTCACCCTTAGCATCGGTGCCATAACCCTAGCTGGAGCTTCCATGACTGCGCCTATTCCCGCCTTTTCCCATGCCCTCGTGACCCGCGACGAGCGCGGCGTCTACACCCTGCAGATCCACGATGCCAAGAGCCTGAACATCCTGGCCTCGGCGGTCACCTTGAGCCTGACCGAGGCCGCCCGCTGGATCGCGGCGCAGGACGATGCCCGCGCGGTGGTCATCCGCGGCACGGGCGAGCGCGCCTTCGTGGGCGGCGCCAACATCTATGAAATGGCCGAACTCGATCCGCAGGGCGCGCGCGAATTCATCACGCGGCTGCGCGACCTGTGCGACGCCGTGGCCGCGATTCCGGTGCCCACCATCGCCCGCATTCCAGGCTTCTGCCTGGGCGCCGGCATGGAGCTGGCCGCGGCTTGCGACATCCGCCTGGGATCGGCGGACGCGGTCTTCGGCATGCCCGAGGTGCGCGTGGGCATCCCGTCCGTGATCCATGCCGTGCTGCTGCCGGCCATCATCGGCCCCGGCCCCACCAACTGGCTGCTGTTGACTGGCGAGACCGTGGACGCGGCCCAGGCCCGGCAGTGGGGCTTCCTGGAATTCGTCAGCGAAACCGGCGCGCTCGACGCGCTGGTCGAACGCACGGTGGCGCCCATCGCCGAAAGCGGCCCGATCGCCGTGCGCTCGCAGAAAGCGCTGCTGCGCTACTGGAGCGAGTCCACGGTGCAAGCCGGCCTGGACCGCAGCGTGGCGGCGTTCGGCGAAGCCTTCACCACCGACGAGCCGCGCCGCTACATGGCGCCTTTCGTCAACCGCAAGAAGCAGCAGGAGGCCAAGTAATGGCCGGCCCGCTCGCGGGCGTGCGCGTCATCGACATGACCTCGGTGGCCATGGGGCCGTACGGCACGCAGATCCTGGCCGACATGGGGGCCGAGGTGATCAAGGTCGAGGCGCCCGAAGGCGACGTGTTCCGCGCCTCGGCTCCGGCGATGAGTCCGGGCATGGGGCCGGCCTACCTGAACCTCAACCGCAACAAGTACAGCCTGACGCTGGACGCGAAGACGGCGGCAGACCGCGACAGCCTGCTGCGCCTGATCGACGGCGCGGACGTGTTCGTGTCCAACGTGCGTCCCGCGGCGCTGGCGCGCCTGGGCCTGGATGCGGACGCGCTGCGCGCGCGAAATCCGCGCCTGATCCATTGCGCGGCGGTGGGTTTCGGCCAGGACGGTCCCTACGCCGCGCGTCCGGCTTTCGACGACATCATCCAGGCCATGAGCGGACTGGCTGACCTGCAGGGCCGCAACAGCGGCGCGCCCGCTTACGTCAACACGATTCTTGCCGACAAGGTCGCGGGGCTGACGCTGGCTTATGCCATCCCCATGGCCCTGTACGAGCGCGAGCGTTCGGGCGAGGGGCAGGCGATAGAAGTCCCCATGTTCGAAACCCTGGTCTCCTTCACCCTGATCGAACACATGAGCGGCCACAGCTTCGTGCCGCCGCAGGGGCCGATGGGTTACAGCCGGGTGCTGTCGCCGCAGCGGCGTCCCTACCGCACGCGCGACGGCTACCTGGCGCTTCTGCCTTACACCGATGCGCAGTGGCGGCGCTTCTTCGCCCTGGCCGAACGCGCCGACCTGGCGGCGGACGCGCGTTATGTCGACGCGGCCTCGCGCGCGCGGCACTTCGACGAGCTCTACCAGGACCTGGCGGACATCGTCGCGCTGCGCGGCACCGAGGAATGGCTGGCGCTGCTGGCGGATGCGGACATCCCGCATTCGCGCGTGAATGCGCCTGAAGCCTTGTTCGAGGATCCGCACCTGAAGGCGACGGGCTTCTTCCAGCGCGTGGAGCACCCCACCGAAGGACCGCTGATGGCGGCCGGCATTCCGGTGCGCTTCTCGCGCACGCCGGGCGACATCAGGCGCCAGGCGCCGCGCCAGGACGCCGATCGCGATATGCTCAAGCCTGCGCGCTGAGGCCGGCATGGCCGGCGGCGCCTGGCGGCGACTTCGACCATGAACATCACTCTCAAGCAATTGCGCGTGTTTTGCGCGCTTTACGAACTGCGCAGTTTCACCGCGGCCGCGCGCGCCGCCTTCGTGACCCAATCGGCCGTCAGCAAGCTCTGCGCCGAACTGGAGGCCGAAGTCGGCCAGCCGCTGTTCGAGCGTTCCACCCGCAGCGTCACGCCCTGCGATGGCGCGGCGGACTTCTACGCTTATGCGCAGGAAATCCTGGGCACGGTGCGCGCCGCCGAGCGCAGCATGTCGGGCCTGCGCACGCTGGAACGCGGCACGGTGGGCGTGGCCACCTCGCCGCTGATGATGGTCGGCCTGCTGGGTGAGGTGGTGGCGGACTATCACCGCGCCCATCCCAGCGTGAAGCTGGACCTGTTCGAGCTGTCCACCGACGACACTATCGAGCACGTGCGCAACGGCCGCGCCGATTTCGGCGTCGTGTCGGTCGAAACCCCTTCGGAAGAACTGGCCACGCGGGTCATTTACCGCGACACCATGTACGCGGTGTGCGCGCCGCGTCACGCGTTGACGCGCAAGCGCTCGGTG includes these proteins:
- a CDS encoding LysR family transcriptional regulator; this translates as MGITLRQLRAFCAVYELKNFTRAAEALNLTQSTVSKLCSELEKAIGMALFERSARGVELLEGAPELYAYAQETFGSLRAAERSLSSLAGLERGEVSIAASPIMMHTLIAPVVAQFHARHPNIVFDLHELTGDEATEHVLHGKADLGLVAMESQDPRLDCRVVYRGPMFAVVPAGHPLAQHEETRWRELARYPHILLRGTYTVRRKMDQILQEQGLTVRSVAQTGSLTTAFAMIRGGMGITVMPGYVRHVCQEMGLKALSIADRPQALHELSVLRRADYRLSRAAAAFLAAFEAHLAEQGQPAAAGNSSLS
- a CDS encoding Zn-ribbon domain-containing OB-fold protein; the encoded protein is MSEVRIGSLSPEAYFAEALRAGRLEVQMCRSCGLSFFFPRTHCTHCRSQEYAWRPMRAGATLYSYSEIPATPQAPARNVILADMDEGFRMMSTLLDEGELRIGMRLMARPDPQRARVVFGKEAP
- a CDS encoding Bug family tripartite tricarboxylate transporter substrate binding protein is translated as MTLKPGLKQLLTLLAVLPAIAAADTYPAKPVTLVVAYAPGGMTDILTRRIAADLQTRLGKPFVVENKPGATGQIATEYVSRQKPDGYTILVGATSHVINPAMKKLPYNARKDFAPVALLAVSPNFLLVNANQGIKTFADFKAYAQKQASVPYGTAGTGGAPHIVGELLRAQSGLPLMHVSYRGAGPAMTDLVSGQVPFGMAESVTANAYLQSGKIVPLAIASAQRQSRYPDVPTLNELGYKGFDLSTWVGVYAPAGTPADIVQTLNSEIRKSVMQPATQEYIRSTGSEPGDLDLAQYQKFVSDEMDKWQAVISQAGVKDE
- a CDS encoding CaiB/BaiF CoA transferase family protein, which produces MAGPLAGVRVIDMTSVAMGPYGTQILADMGAEVIKVEAPEGDVFRASAPAMSPGMGPAYLNLNRNKYSLTLDAKTAADRDSLLRLIDGADVFVSNVRPAALARLGLDADALRARNPRLIHCAAVGFGQDGPYAARPAFDDIIQAMSGLADLQGRNSGAPAYVNTILADKVAGLTLAYAIPMALYERERSGEGQAIEVPMFETLVSFTLIEHMSGHSFVPPQGPMGYSRVLSPQRRPYRTRDGYLALLPYTDAQWRRFFALAERADLAADARYVDAASRARHFDELYQDLADIVALRGTEEWLALLADADIPHSRVNAPEALFEDPHLKATGFFQRVEHPTEGPLMAAGIPVRFSRTPGDIRRQAPRQDADRDMLKPAR
- a CDS encoding enoyl-CoA hydratase; its protein translation is MTAPIPAFSHALVTRDERGVYTLQIHDAKSLNILASAVTLSLTEAARWIAAQDDARAVVIRGTGERAFVGGANIYEMAELDPQGAREFITRLRDLCDAVAAIPVPTIARIPGFCLGAGMELAAACDIRLGSADAVFGMPEVRVGIPSVIHAVLLPAIIGPGPTNWLLLTGETVDAAQARQWGFLEFVSETGALDALVERTVAPIAESGPIAVRSQKALLRYWSESTVQAGLDRSVAAFGEAFTTDEPRRYMAPFVNRKKQQEAK
- a CDS encoding LysR family transcriptional regulator, yielding MNITLKQLRVFCALYELRSFTAAARAAFVTQSAVSKLCAELEAEVGQPLFERSTRSVTPCDGAADFYAYAQEILGTVRAAERSMSGLRTLERGTVGVATSPLMMVGLLGEVVADYHRAHPSVKLDLFELSTDDTIEHVRNGRADFGVVSVETPSEELATRVIYRDTMYAVCAPRHALTRKRSVSWADVAAHDHIMLRNVYSVRRSLDRVAADLNLEFRYRIEAGMLTSALKLVGAGLGITVVPGYACDLARQLGLRILAIDGARKHGHELWLIQRRNARLSLAASAFLQATEEYLRQRQAQEN
- a CDS encoding SDR family NAD(P)-dependent oxidoreductase, which produces MLEGKVVVVTGAANGIGRAAAVALAAQGARVVVNDLNVSLDGTSASQSTAAQVVEEIRAAGGEAIANGDSVAEYASAQRIIEAAADAYGRVDAVVNNAGIVRDKMFHKLTPEDFDAVVKVHLYGCFNLSHAAARHFREQGGGSLINMTSNSAVIGNRGQANYCAAKLGVVGLSKAMALDMAAFNVRSNCIAPLAWSRMTETIPAKTEEQARHVEKIRRMGPETIAPLICHLASDASADVSGQVFAIRLNEIFLMSQSRPVRSVHRSDGWTTESIAGHGMAALRASFMPLDTSAQVFAWDPV
- a CDS encoding acetyl-CoA acetyltransferase; translated protein: MTDWNKNLRGAIAITGCATAGIGDAGGLNELEITSLAVHAAVRDAGLRMEDIDGLMSASLSSSMWLNKLSEYLGLYPRFMDSTQIGGASFVGHLLVAAAAIQAGLCRNIVIAYGAAPRGGNGVSATSGARARLDPFPYEEPFQPFNPPTSYALATRRHMHEYGTTREQLAEVAVAARAWARLNPEAYKREPLSIADVLAARVISSPLTARDCCLVTDGAGAIVVTAADRADAARPVYVQGTAMAHSHRQIACMADLTRTVAGQSADLARERAGVALADIDLVQLYDAFTINPVLFLEDMGFCAKGEGGAFVSGGRIAPGGELPVNTNGGGLSCVHPGMYSMFGLVEAVRQLRGECGERQVKQARTALVHGNGGVLSAQATTVLTNWMD